In Theileria equi strain WA chromosome 4 map unlocalized gcontig_1105316255033, whole genome shotgun sequence, the following are encoded in one genomic region:
- a CDS encoding 60S ribosomal protein L37a, putative (encoded by transcript BEWA_014410A): MAKRTKKVGLAGKYGTRYGASLRKQAKKIELLQHASYNCPFCGKDATRRKAVGIWQCKGCKKKIAGGAWSLATSAASSIKATIERLNKQKLESL, translated from the exons atggCCAAGCGTACAAAAAAG GTCGGTTTGGCCGGTAAATACGGAACACGTTACGGTGCTTCTCTCAGGAAGCAAGCTAAAAAGATCGAGCTTTTGCAGCATGCCTCCTACAACTGCCCATTTTGTGGTAAA GACGCCACAAGACGCAAGGCTGTTGGTATCTGGCAATGCAAGGGATGCAAGAAGAAGATCGCCGGTGGTGCCTGGTCATTGGCCACCTCAGCTGCCAGCTCAATCAAGGCTACAATTGAACGTCTCAATAAGCAGAAACTTGAGTCTCTTTAA
- a CDS encoding protein translocation complex gamma subunit, putative (encoded by transcript BEWA_014420A) has product MKLQLPKFLLDTSNPAGYSVRVVIDFVNGSTRLVRKCTKPDRKEYMRILNACGVGFLIMGFIGYFVKLLFIPVNNILVDMLVLRS; this is encoded by the exons ATGAAGCTTCAGCTACCAAAATTCTTGCTAGATACCTCAAATCCAGCCGGGTATTCTGTACGTGTCGTTATTGACTTTGTCAATGGAAGCACACGTCTAGTTCGTAAATGTACGAAGCCAGATCGTAAGGAATACATGAGAATTCTCAACGCTTGCGGTGTCGGATTTTTAATTATGGGATTTATTGGCTATTTCGTGAAGCTACTCTTCATTCCCGTTAACAACATACTCGTCG ATATGCTTGTTCTTAGAAGTTGA
- a CDS encoding conserved hypothetical protein (encoded by transcript BEWA_014430A), with product MESVNSVGNDDLRTRYLYEKYVLRTHLIEQAVGYSKGSSYKRLVALQNDLNRGLYRNFERESIQRDANMALLRKDCREANFAEYIPSSYDDLDYAHYRRIQGRSTHAEATDFRYTGAGINPDIIETQDGKWNTDTSQVARITVKEINLDSICNTDSRYSSIVNQNLESYREPSVVEELVKNGMSPMEVARLSDVFQHPLVFRKVSQSIIPWLKEQTIMGYWNNNVSLFILCLTIAISVGSVETIFKLNDTWGMVFLLTYLLSYILVVQPMICFELTTGQLYRAGPSAIFDKLVSGCGGIGTTMVLLCIISGCIACGRTSAEYMIYFINVFKKRMPWKITGEDMEKCATAGASLTKCKQFGPLCAFVDGKCSFNAIGKAYLAYQDAFDNDNASINSINVDLVYGMIGTYSLVWILQMFGLTNFTFSAFIILILLFFLVHMQLYSTLVLDGATDYLWDSFSNIKFSLIFQNSRIWSHSIRCCIYEYIVGNGIYSTLASKSRIGYDLSNEAVGVGLCSGYVTSLVFITASAIVGYYSKILKTQPSDILWLLKQNCSFILLPLGFPNSRNMERTLLVLLFGCGSILICATLAIQIEVLVVSIVRLSVVKIHRRYISTIVCILLLILSIPLCSRSGKRVIWFLEIAVGDLGRVFMVLMSCIVIGWLYGTQIQIQHVGKVPLYIFNGTFWVANIIVALCETFDETVKMPIWWLVRFISIIFATIIAVLSYKYKIGGSLNEVGEKNVTAINEGESIARDSPLESIQQSGDLPIKTILYYLYFGNIEHFRSQVCRITPMNRVGGVSMTILWSISIKWVASCLLSNTLADVLEEVISDDIAMTINEVSKTSKWPTLGIWGINTSLNMDMY from the exons ATGGAAAGCGTAAACTCTGTGGGAAATGATGATTTGCGAACCAGATACCTCTATGAAAAGTATGTCCTTCGTACTCACCTAATTGAGCAGGCAGTTGGTTACTCCAAAGGCTCCAGCTACAAGAGGCTAGTCGCTCTGCAAAATGACCTTAACAGGGGACTATACAGAAATTTTGAACGGGAATCCATTCAAAGAGATGCGAATATGGCTCTCTTGAGAAAGGACTGCCGAGAAGCTAACTTTGCAGAGTACATACCGTCATCATATGATGACCTGGACTATGCACATTACAGGAGGATCCAGGGGCGATCAACACATGCAGAAGCAACGGACTTTAGGTATACTGGTGCAGGTATAAATCCTGATATTATTGAAACTCAAGATGGGAAATGGAATACAGACACATCACAGGTTGCTAGAATTACGGTAAAGGAGATAAATTTGGATTCAATATGCAACACAGACTCTAGATATAGTTCAATAGTAAACCAAAACTTGGAATCTTATAGAGAGCCTTCCGTAGTGGAAGAACTGGTGAAGAATGGTATGTCACCCATGGAGGTAGCTAGGCTTTCTGACGTGTTCCAGCATCCCTTGGTATTTCGCAAGGTATCACAATCCATCATACCATGGCTAAAGGAACAAACAATAATGGGCTATTGGAACAACAATGTTTCTTTATTTATCCTTTGTCTGACGATTGCAATAAGTGTAGGAAGTGTGGAAACAATTTTCAAGCTTAATGATACTTGGGGTATGGTCTTTTTACTCACATATTTACTATCATATATTCTTGTTGTACAACCCATGATTTGTTTTGAGTTAACTACAGGACAATTGTACAGAGCGGGCCCGTCTGCCATTTTTGATAAGCTTGTTAGTGGCTGCGGAGGTATTGGAACCACAATGGTGTTACTGTGTATTATTTCCGGATGCATAGCATGTGGAAGAACGTCAGCAGAGTACATGatttattttataaatgtgttCAAGAAGAGAATGCCCTGGAAAATTACGGGTGAGGATATGGAAAAATGTGCAACGGCTGGAGCTTCCTTGACAAAGTGTAAACAATTTGGTCCATTATGTGCATttgttgatggaaaatgtagttttaaCGCAATAGGAAAGGCTTATTTAGCGTATCAAGATGCATTTGACAATGACAATGCTTCAATAAACAGCATTAATGTAGACCTTGTCTATGGAATGATTGGTACATACTCCCTTGTTTGGATTCTTCAGATGTTCGGATTAacaaattttacattttcagCATTTATTATACTtattcttttgttttttttgGTGCACATGCAGTTATATAGTACGTTGGTCTTGGATGGTGCAACGGACTATTTGTGGGATTCTTTTTCGAATATAAAGTTTTCActgatatttcaaaatagCAGAATATGGTCTCATTCAATACGTTGCTGCATTTACGAATATATAGTGGGAAATGGAATTTACAGTACACTTGCCTCTAAATCTAGAATAGGCTATGATTTATCTAATGAAGCAGTAGGTGTGGGTCTCTGCTCAGGTTACGTTACAAGTTTGGTTTTTATTACTGCTTCTGCCATAGTAGGCTATTACAGTAAGATTTTAAAGACTCAACCTTCTGATATTTTGTGGCTGCTTAAACAGAATTGCAGCTTTATTTTGTTACCTTTGGGGTTTCCTAATTCTAGAAACATGGAAAGGACTCTTTTGGTTTTACTTTTTGGATGTGGTTCCATCCTAATTTGCGCAACCCTTGCAATTCAGATTGAGGTTCTGGTTGTGTCTATAGTTCGTTTATCGGTTGTTAAAATACACAGAAGATATATTTCTACAATTGTTTGCATTCTTTTGCTAATTTTAAGTATTCCACTTTGCTCTCGTAGTGGTAAGAGAGTGATTTGGTTTTTAGAAATTGCAGTCGGTGATTTGGGAAGGGTTTTTATGGTTTTAATGTCTTGCATTGTAATTGGATGGCTTTATGGAACACAAATACAGATTCAGCACGTGGGAAAAGTTCCattgtatatttttaatggGACTTTCTGGGTTGCCAATATTATAGTTGCGCTCTGTGAAACATTTGATGAAACAGTAAAAATGCCAATTTGGTGGCTGGTTAGGTTTATATCGATAATTTTTGCAACTATAATAGCGGTTCTCTCCTATAAGTACAAGATTGGTGGATCATTAAATGAAGTTGGAGAAAAGAATGTTACAGCAATTAATGAAGGAGAATCCATAGCTAGGGACTCCCCTTTAGAATCTATCCAACAAAGTGGAGATTTGCCAATTAAAACAATCTTGTACTATCTTTATTTTGGAAACATTGAGCATTTTAGAAGCCAGGTGTGTAGAATCACGCCTATGAATAGAGTAGGAGGGGTTTCCATGACGATTTTATGGTCAATCTCCATAAAGTGGGTCGCTTCATGTCTTCTTTCCAATACGCTGGCGGATGTGCTTGAAGAAGTAATTTCCGATGATATCGCAATGACAATAAATGAGGTCTCCAAAACAAGTAAATGGCCCACCTTGGGCATTTGGGGGAT AAATACCTCGCTAAATATGGATATGTACTAA